A window of Myxococcales bacterium contains these coding sequences:
- a CDS encoding FAD-binding protein, with protein sequence MKLPDVPLPSRASVERALLALDRELGPSKVDTTLDGRERFANDESEATGRVPDAVVHARSRDDIAACLRVAHDAGVPVTPRAGGTGRSGGAVPVAGGIVLATSGMSQVKDIDRDDLVAVVEPGLVTGDLHAACEAEGLFYPPDPNSWKSCQIGGNVAENAGGPRAFKYGVTREYVLGLEACLMGGEVLRPGRRTVKGVTGYDVTALLVGSEGTLAVFSEITLRLVRKPVAVHTLLALFSEPADAARAVSALVREGHVPRCLELMDRETLVALRASGAAVDERAGALLLAEVDGAPRAAEEAFERAGEALSAAPGVLEVQVAQDAASRDRLWAARRALSPATRKLAKYKLSEDVVVPRSRIVDLLDATRAIGERHAVKHLTYGHAGDGNLHVNFLWDDMSQYASVDAAVAELMRATVALGGTLSGEHGIGIAKAPYVHLEQSEGLVALQKKLKSAFDPKGLLNPGKIFSPGSHKAC encoded by the coding sequence CTGAAGCTCCCCGATGTGCCCCTCCCGAGCCGAGCGTCCGTCGAGAGGGCGCTCTTGGCGCTCGACCGCGAGCTCGGACCGTCGAAGGTCGACACGACGCTCGACGGGCGCGAGCGCTTCGCGAACGACGAGAGCGAGGCCACGGGGCGCGTGCCCGACGCCGTGGTGCACGCGCGCTCACGCGACGATATCGCGGCGTGCCTACGTGTGGCCCACGACGCGGGTGTCCCCGTGACGCCGCGCGCGGGGGGCACGGGGCGCTCAGGGGGTGCCGTGCCCGTCGCCGGAGGCATCGTGCTCGCCACGAGCGGCATGAGCCAAGTGAAAGACATCGACCGCGACGACCTCGTCGCCGTGGTCGAGCCGGGACTCGTCACGGGCGATCTCCACGCCGCGTGCGAGGCCGAGGGGCTCTTCTATCCCCCCGACCCGAACTCGTGGAAATCGTGCCAAATCGGCGGAAATGTGGCCGAGAACGCCGGCGGTCCTCGCGCGTTCAAGTACGGCGTCACGCGTGAGTACGTGCTCGGCCTCGAGGCGTGCCTCATGGGCGGCGAGGTGCTGCGCCCCGGCCGGAGGACGGTGAAGGGCGTCACGGGGTACGACGTGACCGCGCTCCTCGTCGGGAGCGAGGGTACGCTCGCGGTGTTCTCGGAGATCACGCTGCGCCTCGTACGAAAGCCTGTGGCCGTGCACACGCTGCTCGCGCTCTTCTCGGAGCCGGCCGACGCCGCCCGTGCCGTGTCGGCGCTGGTGCGCGAAGGTCACGTGCCGCGGTGCCTCGAGCTCATGGACCGCGAGACGCTCGTCGCCCTGCGCGCGAGCGGCGCGGCCGTCGACGAACGCGCCGGTGCGCTTCTCCTCGCCGAGGTCGACGGGGCCCCGCGCGCGGCCGAAGAGGCGTTCGAGCGAGCGGGGGAGGCCCTCTCCGCCGCGCCGGGCGTGCTCGAGGTGCAGGTGGCGCAGGACGCGGCCTCGCGTGACAGGCTCTGGGCGGCACGCCGCGCGCTCTCGCCAGCGACGCGGAAACTTGCAAAGTACAAGCTCTCGGAGGACGTGGTCGTCCCGAGGAGCCGCATCGTCGACCTGCTCGACGCGACGCGCGCGATCGGCGAGCGGCACGCCGTGAAGCACCTCACCTACGGGCACGCGGGCGACGGCAACCTCCACGTGAACTTCCTGTGGGACGACATGTCCCAGTACGCGAGCGTGGACGCGGCCGTCGCCGAGCTGATGCGGGCGACCGTGGCGCTCGGGGGAACGCTGTCCGGGGAGCACGGCATCGGGATCGCCAAGGCCCCGTACGTGCACCTCGAGCAGTCGGAGGGCCTCGTCGCCCTGCAAAAGAAGCTCAAGTCTGCGTTCGATCCGAAGGGCCTCTTGAACCCGGGGAAGATCTTCTCTCCCGGCTCGCACAAGGCCTGCTGA
- a CDS encoding YHS domain-containing protein gives MPQGADPAAPATPSAGLKAPGEAKVGDKTTCPISKEEFTVTESSPKVEHEGKTYYFCCPGCAGKFKSDPAKYIGGGEKKPS, from the coding sequence GTGCCCCAGGGCGCCGACCCCGCCGCTCCCGCGACGCCTTCGGCCGGTCTCAAGGCCCCGGGCGAGGCCAAGGTCGGCGACAAGACCACCTGCCCCATCTCGAAAGAAGAGTTCACCGTGACCGAGAGCTCGCCCAAGGTCGAGCACGAGGGCAAGACGTACTACTTCTGCTGCCCGGGGTGCGCCGGCAAGTTCAAGTCCGACCCCGCCAAGTACATCGGCGGCGGCGAGAAGAAGCCCTCCTGA
- a CDS encoding MoxR family ATPase: MAKLRHFRRTCDTVHARKACAPRPSRARSRCCPVAQAPARPSHRPSFAHALRNSWRSGRTLGVISFVRFSGTDSYLTNDALETAVNCALALERPLLVKGEPGTGKTLLAEAVAQSLGLPLIHWPVKSTTRAQDGLYVYDTVQRLYDARFGDGDVKDVRRYIKKGPLGQAFAAPSRVVLLIDEVDKADLEFPNDLLHELDRMRFVAGETGDEIVAKERPVVIISSNNEKELPDAFLRRCVFHFIDFPDQELMKRIVKVHHPDVDRELVDQAVVTFYQLREMPRIRKRPTTSELVDWITVLRRAGVGKERLVRELPFLGVLLKKEQDVELFAAAKKSGLFKS, from the coding sequence ATGGCGAAACTGCGGCACTTTCGGCGCACCTGCGACACGGTCCACGCCCGCAAAGCTTGCGCTCCACGACCGAGTCGCGCGAGGTCACGATGCTGTCCCGTCGCGCAGGCCCCCGCACGTCCCTCGCACCGGCCGAGCTTCGCGCATGCCTTGCGGAATTCGTGGCGCTCGGGCAGAACCTTGGGCGTGATTTCCTTCGTCCGTTTCTCGGGGACCGACTCCTACCTCACGAACGACGCGCTCGAGACGGCCGTCAACTGCGCGCTCGCGCTCGAGCGACCGCTGCTCGTGAAGGGCGAGCCCGGCACGGGCAAGACGCTCCTCGCCGAGGCCGTGGCCCAGAGCCTCGGCCTCCCGCTCATCCACTGGCCGGTCAAGTCGACGACCCGCGCCCAAGACGGCCTCTACGTGTACGACACCGTGCAACGCCTGTATGATGCACGTTTCGGCGATGGGGACGTGAAGGACGTCCGCCGCTACATCAAGAAGGGCCCGCTCGGTCAGGCGTTCGCCGCGCCTTCGCGCGTGGTCTTGCTCATCGACGAGGTCGACAAGGCCGACCTCGAGTTCCCGAACGATCTTCTGCACGAGCTCGATCGCATGCGGTTCGTCGCCGGCGAGACGGGCGACGAGATCGTCGCGAAGGAGCGCCCCGTCGTCATCATCTCGTCGAACAACGAGAAGGAGCTCCCTGACGCGTTCTTGCGAAGGTGCGTCTTTCACTTCATCGACTTCCCCGATCAGGAGCTCATGAAGCGCATCGTGAAGGTGCACCACCCCGACGTGGACCGTGAGCTCGTCGACCAGGCCGTGGTCACGTTCTACCAGCTCCGCGAGATGCCCCGCATCCGCAAGCGCCCCACGACGAGCGAGCTCGTCGACTGGATCACGGTGCTACGGCGCGCGGGTGTCGGCAAAGAGCGCCTCGTCCGCGAGCTCCCGTTCTTGGGGGTACTCCTCAAGAAGGAGCAGGACGTGGAGCTCTTCGCCGCCGCGAAGAAGAGCGGCCTCTTCAAGAGCTGA
- a CDS encoding Mrp/NBP35 family ATP-binding protein, whose translation MVPMSNETPAARTIGNDDPLPSVRNVVLVMSGKGGVGKSTTATNLTLALKRAGYRVGLLDADIYGPSIPTMLGVSGSPVSTDGKSIEPLERFGVKLMSIGFLLEDPKQAVIWRGPMLHGALQQFLKDVRWGELDFLVLDLPPGTGDVTLTLSQRVGVSGAVVVTTPQAVATDDVYKSVSMCEKVNIPILGVVENMSYFVDTAGVKHELFGKGGGQAIADFAKAPLLGQIPIDQRVRECGDKGTPLVQAEPEGPTAQAFADIAEKLVKVIFDKAEAGDDDGPVIDRSGGPGGKKRLNVVK comes from the coding sequence ATGGTGCCCATGTCGAACGAGACCCCGGCCGCGCGCACCATCGGAAACGACGACCCGCTCCCCTCCGTGAGGAACGTGGTGCTCGTCATGAGCGGCAAGGGGGGCGTGGGCAAGAGCACCACGGCCACGAACCTGACGCTCGCCCTGAAGCGCGCGGGCTACCGCGTGGGCCTGCTCGACGCCGACATCTATGGCCCCTCGATCCCGACGATGCTCGGCGTGAGCGGGAGCCCCGTCTCCACCGACGGAAAGTCGATCGAGCCGCTCGAGCGCTTCGGCGTGAAGCTCATGTCGATAGGCTTCCTGCTCGAGGACCCGAAGCAGGCCGTGATTTGGCGCGGCCCCATGCTGCACGGCGCGCTCCAGCAGTTCTTGAAGGACGTGCGCTGGGGCGAGCTCGATTTCTTGGTGCTCGATCTCCCGCCGGGCACGGGCGACGTCACGCTCACGTTGTCGCAGCGCGTGGGCGTGAGCGGCGCGGTCGTGGTGACGACGCCCCAGGCCGTCGCCACGGACGACGTCTACAAGAGCGTGTCGATGTGCGAGAAGGTGAACATTCCCATTCTCGGCGTGGTCGAGAACATGAGCTACTTCGTGGACACGGCGGGCGTGAAACACGAGCTCTTCGGGAAGGGCGGCGGGCAGGCCATCGCTGACTTCGCGAAGGCCCCGCTGCTCGGGCAAATCCCCATCGATCAGCGCGTGCGCGAGTGCGGCGACAAGGGCACGCCCTTGGTCCAGGCCGAGCCCGAGGGCCCGACGGCCCAGGCCTTCGCCGACATCGCCGAGAAGCTCGTGAAGGTCATCTTCGACAAAGCCGAAGCCGGCGACGACGACGGCCCGGTGATCGATCGCTCGGGCGGCCCGGGCGGCAAGAAGCGCCTCAACGTCGTGAAGTAG
- a CDS encoding aldehyde dehydrogenase family protein, translated as MSSTHLLLGDARVTAPMERDVRDPWTREAFAVAPWADASHAERAITTASAAFPRTKGLSAYVRRDVCLEVARLLRERREALATTIAREVGKPIGLARIEVERAAGTFAIAADVATRPVGEVVPIDLGVAHARHAGSYVRVPKGPVLAFSPFNFPLNLVAHKVAPALACGAPVVLKPAPKAPLTALALAEIVREAGAPEGAFTVVPCDDAVAERLVRDERFAVLSFTGSAKVGYMLKALAGKKHVVLELGGNAAAIVHDDVHDASFAADALTTSAFAYAGQVCISTQRVYVHHARYEAFVAELVTRAAKLTPEEPVSAAGILGPVVDEGAASRLTTWVGEAEARGAVVLHRGARDENRMGTVVLREPEDTRGLRVVEEEAFGPVVTVSPYATLDEAFAKVNASRYGLQAAIFTDSTRVIDAAYATLDVGGLVVNDSPSFRSDAMPYGGTKDSGLGREGVAFAVNEYTSPKVKVVRAG; from the coding sequence ATGAGCTCGACCCACCTCCTCCTCGGCGATGCGCGGGTGACGGCGCCCATGGAGCGCGACGTGAGAGATCCGTGGACCCGCGAGGCCTTCGCGGTGGCGCCGTGGGCCGATGCGTCCCATGCCGAACGCGCGATCACGACCGCTTCGGCCGCGTTCCCACGCACGAAGGGGCTCTCGGCGTACGTGCGTCGCGACGTGTGCCTCGAGGTCGCGCGCCTCCTCCGCGAGCGGCGCGAGGCGCTGGCGACGACGATCGCCCGAGAGGTCGGGAAGCCGATCGGGCTCGCGCGGATCGAGGTCGAGCGCGCGGCGGGCACCTTCGCGATCGCGGCCGACGTGGCCACGCGGCCGGTCGGCGAGGTCGTGCCGATCGATCTCGGGGTAGCTCACGCGCGGCACGCGGGCAGCTACGTGCGCGTCCCGAAGGGCCCCGTGCTCGCGTTCTCGCCGTTCAACTTTCCGCTGAACCTGGTCGCGCACAAGGTGGCTCCGGCGCTCGCGTGCGGGGCGCCGGTCGTGCTCAAGCCTGCCCCGAAGGCGCCGCTCACGGCCCTCGCGCTCGCCGAGATCGTACGTGAGGCTGGCGCGCCGGAAGGTGCGTTCACCGTCGTCCCGTGCGACGACGCCGTGGCCGAGCGACTCGTGCGCGACGAGCGCTTCGCCGTGCTCTCGTTCACGGGGAGCGCGAAGGTCGGTTACATGCTGAAGGCCCTCGCGGGAAAGAAGCACGTGGTGCTCGAGCTCGGAGGCAACGCCGCGGCCATCGTCCACGACGACGTGCACGACGCCTCGTTCGCCGCCGACGCCCTCACGACGAGCGCGTTCGCGTACGCGGGCCAGGTGTGCATCTCCACGCAACGCGTTTATGTGCATCATGCACGTTACGAGGCGTTCGTGGCCGAGCTCGTCACGCGCGCCGCGAAGCTCACGCCCGAAGAGCCCGTGTCGGCGGCGGGGATCCTCGGGCCGGTCGTCGACGAGGGCGCGGCGTCGCGGCTCACGACGTGGGTCGGCGAGGCCGAGGCGCGCGGGGCGGTCGTGCTCCACCGTGGCGCGCGTGACGAGAACCGCATGGGGACCGTCGTGCTCCGCGAGCCCGAGGACACACGTGGGCTCCGCGTGGTGGAGGAGGAGGCGTTCGGACCGGTCGTGACCGTGTCTCCGTACGCCACGCTCGACGAGGCCTTCGCCAAGGTGAACGCGTCGCGCTACGGGCTCCAGGCTGCCATCTTCACCGACTCGACGCGCGTGATCGACGCGGCCTACGCCACGCTCGACGTGGGAGGTCTCGTCGTGAACGACTCTCCGAGCTTCCGGAGCGACGCCATGCCGTACGGCGGCACGAAGGACTCGGGGCTCGGTCGAGAGGGCGTCGCGTTCGCCGTGAACGAGTACACCTCGCCGAAGGTGAAGGTCGTCCGCGCGGGGTGA
- a CDS encoding carotenoid oxygenase family protein, with product MLRDLAILHTLAHAQTPDEVDQALHVREGEVPRSLEGVLFRNGPGRQSVFGVPYKHPFDGDGMILRFSFEGGKVHYRNRFVRTRAFEEEERAGKMLYRSFGTNLPGGLRKNLLRTTFKNAANTSVILHGGRLLALWEGGIPHALDPETLRTLGPHDFDGRLQNRLSWLDAKMSPHLPFSAHPKRCPETGDLYGFGTAYGRKNHLVLYRVDPSGRMDEPELVELPKLTFLHDFVVTKRYRVVFDVPAKFDVARTLLGFVPPVDAIDFDEGDTIVRLFPKARGERPLTFTLPSAFVFHFVNAFERDDGTVIVEGIRTGSFPKVPGPDVLASGEAFYPAPILTRFELDPRTGKATQEAVSHVPCELPTIDPREVSRPHTQVFAMAGPALAEGDTLVAPFFSRIVRFDRSSGGETVRDLGHALVGEPVYVPGRGDGEGVVLTVVFEGAREKSALYVLAAKTLETRAICDLPHGLPAGFHGTWVPAAGDA from the coding sequence ATGCTGCGCGATCTCGCGATCCTCCACACCTTGGCCCACGCCCAGACCCCGGACGAGGTCGACCAAGCGCTCCACGTCCGCGAGGGCGAGGTCCCGCGATCGCTCGAGGGGGTCCTCTTTCGGAACGGGCCTGGGAGGCAGTCGGTATTCGGTGTACCTTACAAGCACCCCTTCGACGGCGACGGCATGATCCTGCGGTTTTCGTTCGAGGGAGGCAAAGTCCACTACCGAAACAGGTTCGTGCGCACGCGCGCGTTCGAGGAGGAGGAGCGCGCCGGAAAGATGCTCTACCGGAGCTTCGGCACGAACCTCCCAGGTGGGCTCCGGAAGAACCTCCTCCGCACCACGTTCAAGAACGCGGCGAACACGTCGGTCATCCTCCATGGCGGCAGGCTGCTCGCCCTATGGGAGGGCGGGATCCCCCACGCCCTCGATCCCGAGACGCTCCGCACGCTCGGCCCGCACGATTTCGACGGGAGGCTCCAGAACCGCCTCTCGTGGCTCGACGCGAAGATGTCACCCCACCTGCCCTTCTCGGCCCACCCGAAGCGCTGCCCCGAGACGGGGGACCTCTACGGCTTCGGCACGGCCTACGGGCGCAAGAACCACCTCGTGCTCTACCGGGTCGACCCGAGCGGGCGGATGGACGAGCCCGAGCTCGTCGAGCTCCCAAAGCTCACGTTCTTGCACGATTTCGTGGTCACGAAGCGCTACCGCGTGGTGTTCGACGTGCCCGCCAAGTTCGACGTCGCGCGCACGCTGCTCGGCTTCGTGCCCCCGGTCGACGCGATCGACTTCGACGAGGGCGACACGATCGTGCGGCTCTTCCCGAAGGCCCGCGGCGAGCGCCCGCTCACCTTCACGCTCCCCTCGGCGTTCGTGTTCCACTTCGTGAACGCGTTCGAACGGGACGACGGCACCGTGATCGTCGAGGGCATTCGCACGGGGAGCTTCCCGAAGGTGCCCGGCCCCGACGTGCTCGCGTCGGGAGAGGCCTTCTACCCGGCGCCCATTCTCACCCGGTTCGAGCTCGATCCACGCACGGGCAAGGCCACCCAAGAGGCGGTGTCCCACGTTCCGTGCGAGCTCCCGACGATCGACCCTCGCGAGGTGTCGCGCCCGCACACGCAGGTGTTCGCCATGGCAGGGCCTGCGCTCGCCGAGGGCGACACGCTCGTCGCGCCCTTCTTCTCACGCATCGTCCGCTTCGATCGGTCGAGCGGAGGAGAGACCGTGCGCGATCTCGGCCACGCGCTCGTGGGAGAGCCCGTGTACGTGCCCGGTCGCGGCGACGGCGAGGGCGTGGTGCTGACGGTGGTCTTCGAGGGGGCGCGCGAGAAGAGCGCGCTCTACGTGCTCGCGGCGAAGACGCTCGAGACGCGGGCGATCTGCGATCTCCCGCACGGCCTCCCCGCGGGGTTTCACGGCACATGGGTGCCTGCCGCAGGAGACGCGTAG